One part of the Armigeres subalbatus isolate Guangzhou_Male unplaced genomic scaffold, GZ_Asu_2 Contig1291, whole genome shotgun sequence genome encodes these proteins:
- the LOC134202573 gene encoding zinc finger protein 93-like, with protein MYVCRVCLGQNRPLYVPLFAVHGKRSVAETIMICTGLKLKRNDGFTQFVCSLCVDEFSKFYELRELCLNSDAFLRSNNCNLVNESEDIKNDSVPDADASKDDQIDCLDEFVKSTIVIEEIEITESNEGSRIITEEWVVEMDDGKANRDTTEVYEILDDPICANTEDQILPTKPLKSAEPSKKKKARRKKKSKSPIADDTKFVCCSCPSEVFDSQQKLDAHRADQHEKLRIKSSTIRPYECDVCYQRFVDEKHLTLHKNRSNRSRSFVCTSCGRAFLASSTLKKHEQICAPTTVCNYECSECGKHFLQSGSLRNHMKLHTSDKTHSCPICGKTFMKRFEVPIHLVTHTTEQPFACDKCPAKFKRMQALRSHQRHHSNPTPYKCDQCDEWFNSFSARKYHRQKLHEGIEPFRCEICEISYGRQSRLTNHIRKMHAGATGSINKSE; from the exons atgtaTGTTTGTCGGGTATGCCTAGGACAGAATCGTCCACTTTACGTGCCATTATTTGCAGTTCACGGGAAGCGTTCTGTCGCTGAAACAATAATGATCTGCACTGGGCTCAAG CTCAAGCGTAACGATGGTTTCACGCAATTCGTTTGTAGTCTCTGTGTAGACGAATTCTCCAAATTCTACGAGCTGAGAGAACTGTGTCTGAATTCAGATGCCTTTCTGCGTTCCAATAATTGCAATCTTGTTAACGAATCGGAGGACATCAAAAATGATTCTGTTCCGGATGCTGACGCGTCGAAAGATGATCAGATCGATTGCCTGGATGAGTTCGtcaaatccaccattgtcatCGAAGAAATTGAGATTACCGAATCAAACGAGGGATCGAGAATCATTACGGAAGAATGGGTTGTTGAGATGGATGACGGGAAAGCTAATCGGGATACGACTGAAGTTTACGAAATTTTAGACGATCCCATTTGCGCGAACACTGAAGATCAGATTCTTCCTACAAAGCCTCTCAAATCTGCTGAGCCttcaaaaaagaagaaagctCGTCGGAAAAAGAAATCAAAGAGTCCTATAGCAGATGATACTAAATTTGTTTGCTGCAGTtgtccttcggaagttttcgATAGCCAACAGAAACTGGATGCCCACCGAGCTGACCAACATGAAAAGCTCCGTATTAAATCTAGCACTATTCGGCCGTATGAATGCGATGTTTGCTATCAGCGTTTCGTTGACGAAAAGCACTTAACGCTTCATAAAAACCGCTCAAACAGAAGCCGCAGCTTTGTTTGTACTTCCTGTGGTCGTGCTTTCTTAGCCAGTAGCACTTTGAAaaaacacgaacaaatctgCGCACCTACAACGGTGTGCAATTACGAGTGCTCCGAGTGCGGCAAACATTTCCTCCAGTCAGGTTCGCTAAGGAATCACATGAAGCTTCACACTTCGGACAAAACACATTCCTGTCCGATTTGTGGGAAAACTTTCATGAAGCGGTTCGAAGTGCCGATTCACTTGGTCACGCACACGACAGAGCAACCGTTTGCTTGCGACAAGTGTCCGGCCAAGTTCAAACGGATGCAGGCCCTCCGGAGTCACCAGCGACACCACTCCAATCCCACGCCGTACAAGTGCGATCAGTGCGACGAGTGGTTCAACAGTTTTAGCGCCCGCAAGTACCACCGACAGAAGCTGCACGAGGGCATTGAACCGTTCCGGTGTGAAATATGCGAGATATCCTACGGGCGTCAGAGTCGGTTGACCAATCACATCCGTAAGATGCATGCTGGCGCGACGGGTTCAATAAATAAAAgtgaataa
- the LOC134202570 gene encoding squamous cell carcinoma antigen recognized by T-cells 3-like produces MSDSEMKGMEDSNDESMEEVEDDRRKENAGSEEESSGSDMDDDDDDAAEEARQMKQYLELLGKIQEDKYNYDTYVQLLDIAHEMTDLDKIRQSAEIFAEVYPLSPEIWIRWLKIEASMASSSEQIKKVDTLFRRALDDYFSVDVAVEYANLAAKADKDTSEAIWDVLIPTYGLHVIKGRTIFEAYREDYLEKNEDSPERLNQLARIYEQELKIPLKNMEDSYIEYKLLCEKYKDVLKDLNPEKFERRYKQAKELLQRMLPFEDKLTQLEPHCHQERADLFREYIRECRSQLGDDETQVLYERMVTECCLDPTVWCDYLKYLNKYPPDDDEDSASPVFSQTAEKLVNRALRNCPWSAELYVEKLRVFEREKRDKADVLKIMEEVATVEFQAPEPAVKVWLEYLTYLRRHANFEDEKERDILRSNFELAWNQLGRTWGELADPDCKILQFWGRLEYGSLGDPLKGRELWQNVMDSSDNCTRVGLWIEYAELESRRGTDSIRKVYRKAIGAVGLNDPETLAAAWMRFERCNGSLEQLASCQELCMATIQAYYKTLSHQRLPKGRRSDQRKDSDPNDSPKKKNLKRLFDEQAPTDKATFKKPNIPVGPAVPKKTESTLEETAKRIRLDEPKSADTTNDGKRLFFSNLSFDATEEQIKDTFPELQFKSIELVHGSSGKSRGFGYAEFESEQDVKKALSFDRRPLDGRPVFISSLARDKSSRQNKFKYSEKFEPNKLFVKGLPFEATNDDVRKLFEPYGTLKDVRIVYYRSGKSKGLAYVEYESEAAAKKAVVHLDQHVMNGFTITVALSAPPPRGNPTATTEVEHPGSLGAGKRHVVKGDAKLKLSSMIPTALLRKNPPGGQSASGAAPVATTNKPKSNEDFRKLLLKK; encoded by the exons ATGTCCGACTCCGAAATGAAGGGAATGGAAGACTCCAAC GACGAATCCATGGAGGAAGTTGAAGATGATCGTCGGAAGGAGAATGCGGGATCTGAAGAGGAAAGCTCCGGTAGCGATATggacgatgatgacgacgacgcaGCGGAAGAAGCTCGACAGATGAAACAGTATCTGGAACTGTTGGGAAAGATCCAGGAAGATAAGTACAACTATGACACCTACGTTCAACTGCTGGATATTGCTCA tgAAATGACCGACCTGGACAAAATTCGTCAAAGCGCGGAGATATTCGCAGAAGTGTATCCACTCTCGCCGGAAATATGGATACGCTGGTTGAAAATAGAAGCATCGATGGCGTCATCATCGGAGCAAATCAAAAAGGTGGATACCCTTTTCCGACGAGCCCTGGACGATTATTTTTCGGTGGATGTGGCTGTGGAATATGCGAATCTGGCAGCTAAGGCGGATAAAGATACATCGGAAGCGATTTGGGATGTGCTCATTCCGACCTACGGATTGCACGTGATCAAGGGAAGGACCATCTTCGAAGCGTATCGAGAAGACTATTTGGAAAAGAATGAAGACTCGCCGGAGCGTTTGAATCAATTGGCCCGCATTTATGAGCAAGAACTAAAGATTCCTCTGAAAAATATGGAAGATTCTTACATTGAGTACAAATTGCTTTGCGAGAAGTATAAGGATGTCCTCAAGGACTTGAATCCGGAGAAATTTGAGCGGCGCTATAAGCAGGCAAAAGAGCTTTTGCAAAGGATGCTTCCGTTTGAAGATAAACTGACCCAATTGGAGCCGCATTGTCATCAAGAGCGGGCGGATCTTTTTCGGGAATACATCCGGGAATGTCGCTCTCAACTTGGGGATGATGAAACGCAGGTTCTGTATGAACGCATGGTGACGGAATGCTGCCTGGATCCAACTGTTTGGTGTGACTATTTGAAGTACCTAAATAAGTACCCGCCAGACGATGATGAGGATTCGGCTTCGCCAGTCTTCAGCCAGACTGCGGAGAAATTGGTCAACAGGGCGTTGAGAAATTGTCCTTGGAGTGCGGAGCTATATGTGGAAAAATTGAGGGTATTTGAGCGAGAGAAACGTGACAAAGCTGATGTGCTTAAGATCATGGAAGAAGTCGCAACGGTGGAGTTTCAGGCTCCGGAACCGGCTGTGAAAGTTTGGTTGGAATACTTGACCTATTTGAGAAGGCACGCTAATTTTGAGGACGAGAAGGAACGGGATATATTGAGGTCAAACTTTGAACTGGCATGGAATCAATTGGGAAGAACTTGGGGTGAGTTAGCAGATCCTGACTGCAAAATTCTGCAGTTTTGGGGAAGGCTGGAATATGGCTCGCTGGGCGACCCATTGAAGGGACGAGAATTGTGGCAGAATGTGATGGACAGTTCGGATAATTGTACGCGAGTGGGTCTTTGGATCGAATATGCTGAGTTGGAATCCCGACGAGGCACGGACTCGATACGAAAAGTTTATCGAAAAGCCATTGGAGCAGTTGGATTGAATGATCCGGAAACATTGGCCGCCGCTTGGATGCGATTCGAAAGATGCAACGGCTCTCTCGAACAATTAGCCAGCTGTCAAGAACTGTGCATGGCCACCATACAAGCCTATTACAAAACACTCAGTCATCAGCGATTGCCTAAAGGACGTCGATCGGATCAGAGAAAAGATTCCGATCCCAATGACTCGCCGAAGAAAAAGAACCTCAAGCGATTGTTCGACGAACAGGCACCAACAGACAAAGCAACATTCAAGAAACCGAACATTCCGGTAGGACCAGCGGTCCCGAAAAAAACTGAATCAACTCTTGAAGAAACGGCCAAGCGTATTCGTTTGGATGAACCTAAATCAGCCGACACAACCAACGACGGCAAGCGTCTTTTCTTCAGTAATCTGAGCTTTGATGCCACAGAAGAACAGATCAAAGATACTTTCCCGGAGCTCCAGTTTAAATCAATCGAATTGGTCCATGGTTCCAGTGGAAAGAGTCGAGGCTTTGGCTACGCAGAATTCGAAAGTGAACAAGATGTCAAAAAGGCTTTAAGCTTTGACCGAAGACCTCTTGATGGGCGTCCTGTATTTATCTCGTCTCTGGCCCGAGACAAATCAAGCCGACAGAACAAGTTTaaatattctgaaaagtttGAACCAAACAAACTTTTTGTAAAGGGACTACCCTTCGAGGCGACAAACGATGATGTTCGCAAACTGTTCGAACCCTACGGCACGCTGAAAGATGTTCGGATTGTTTATTACCGAAGTGGTAAGAGCAAGGGATTAGCCTACGTTGAGTACGAATCGGAGGCAGCGGCCAAAAAGGCTGTTGTTCACCTTGACCAGCACGTCATGAACGGGTTCACTATAACGGTGGCTCTTTCTGCTCCTCCGCCGAGGGGTAATCCTACGGCAACGACGGAAGTGGAACATCCTGGTAGCTTGGGTGCTGGTAAACGCCATGTCGTTAAAGG TGACGCCAAATTGAAACTATCGTCAATGATTCCCACAGCACTGCTTAGGAAAAACCCCCCGGGTGGACAATCTGCAAGTGGTGCTGCTCCAGTCGCCACAACCaacaaacccaaatccaacGAGGACTTCCGAAAGTTGCTCCTCAAAAAATAA
- the LOC134202571 gene encoding something about silencing protein 10-like: MPDKISIYDVGDRYDMSESENEYDEQEKKLLKNLRTDRTSRATDDDDEAVLGFDEDDNYDDDDDGEFDDIRKFEHDSDIEDKEDDDDLPDRKAWGSKARDFYGADYVDQDYDSLTAQEEERARLEEIEAKEIQQRLAKELNDADFSLDMFVPEQESSGEKKTKKKKEKTEIKLKADLSDLSDRQKRELFRKEAPEFDGLVEDFERNLEECHDVLEPVLKYLVERDVKDHPFVELLSTRYKLGLSYCNNISFYLLLKSKKIKVKNHPVVKRLVQMKQLLLELEQKYEKSIKSQVEKLLGHIADDDELVFEDDVPVPVTEKPKKKLAMVEDLELGEELEDQSDQEHELEESSSETEDVPSAKKMRLDVSDSEEDQEDNKELAEEEDAMEGDSKRKITYQMAKNKGLTVRKKKDQRNIRVKNRRKFQKALVRRKGAVRSVRTETSRYAGEATGIKAFIKRSIKIK, translated from the coding sequence ATGCCGGATAAGATCAGTATATACGACGTGGGTGATCGATACGATATGTCCGAGTCGGAAAATGAGTATGACGAGCAAGAAAAAAagttgctcaaaaacctccgcACCGACAGGACCAGTCGCGCgaccgatgacgacgacgaggCAGTCCTCGGATTCGATGAGGACGACAAttacgatgacgacgacgatggtgAGTTCGATGATATCCGGAAGTTTGAACACGACAGCGATATTGAGGACAAGGAGGACGATGATGATTTGCCAGATCGGAAGGCGTGGGGTTCCAAGGCAAGGGACTTCTACGGGGCGGATTACGTCGATCAGGATTATGACAGTTTGACGGCCCAGGAGGAGGAACGGGCCCGGCTGGAGGAGATCGAGGCGAAGGAAATTCAGCAACGGTTGGCCAAAGAGCTGAATGATGCGGACTTTTCGCTGGATATGTTCGTTCCGGAGCAGGAATCGAGTGGGGAGAAaaagacaaagaaaaaaaaggaaaagacGGAGATCAAGCTGAAGGCCGATTTGTCGGATCTGAGCGATCGACAGAAGAGGGAGCTGTTCCGGAAGGAAGCACCGGAGTTTGATGGGTTGGTGGAGGATTTCGAGCGGAATTTGGAAGAGTGTCACGATGTGTTGGAACCTGTTTTGAAATACCTGGTAGAGAGGGATGTCAAGGATCATCCGTTTGTGGAGCTGCTTAGCACACGGTATAAGCTGGGATTGAGTTATTGCAATAATATTAGTTTCTATCTTTTACTGAAGTCGAAGAAAATCAAAGTCAAAAATCATCCGGTAGTCAAACGGTTGGTTCAGATGAAGCAACTTTTGCTGGAGTTAGAGCAGAAATATGAGAAATCGATCAAGTCACAGGTGGAAAAGCTTTTAGGGCACATCGCTGATGACGATGAATTGGTGTTTGAAGACGATGTTCCGGTGCCAGTGACGGAGAAACCAAAAAAGAAGTTAGCGATGGTAGAAGATTTGGAGCTCGGTGAAGAATTGGAAGATCAGTCGGACCAAGAGCATGAATTGGAGGAATCATCTTCAGAAACAGAGGATGTACCATCGGCAAAGAAGATGCGATTGGATGTTAGTGATTCGGAAGAGGATCAAGAGGATAACAAAGAGTTGGCTGAAGAAGAGGATGCCATGGAAGGGGATAGCAAACGCAAGATCACTTACCAAATGGCCAAAAACAAGGGTCTTACCGTGCGGAAGAAGAAAGATCAGCGAAACATTCGGGTCAAGAACCGTCGAAAATTCCAGAAGGCATTGGTGCGAAGGAAAGGAGCGGTTCGATCTGTTCGAACGGAAACGTCGCGGTATGCCGGTGAGGCCACTGGCATCAAGGCGTTCATCAAGagaagcatcaaaatcaaataA